A window from Primulina eburnea isolate SZY01 chromosome 2, ASM2296580v1, whole genome shotgun sequence encodes these proteins:
- the LOC140824132 gene encoding uncharacterized protein — translation MAPYEALYGWKYISPIYWDEVGERTELGPDIYSQTTELVAKIRDRMSSTQSQQKSYADQRRRDLEFIVEDHVFVKITPMKGVMRFGKKGNLIHRYIGPIEIPERVGTLAYRVSLLPNLAGVHNVFHVSMLRKYLSNPSYVLNYEPLQQTPNMSFKERPTQILDRQERRHRNKVIHMVKVKWLNHSEEDAT, via the coding sequence atggctccatatgaggcaTTATACGGGTGGAAGTATATTTCTCCAATATATTGGGACGAGGTAGGAGAGAGGACAGAACTGGGGCCAGATATTTACAGTCAGACAACAGAGTTAGTGGCCAAGATCAGGGATAGAATGAGTTCCACGCAAAGCCAGCAAAAGAGTTACGCAGATCAGCGGCGCAGAGATCTTGAGTTTATCGTAGAGGATCATGTGTTCGTGAAGATCACaccgatgaagggtgtgatgagatttgggaagaagggCAATCTTATTCATAGATACATAGGACCGATTGAGATCCCggagagagttgggacactcgCTTACAGAGTTTCATTACTGCCGAATCTTgcgggagttcataatgtgttccatgtctctatgctgcggaagtaccTGTCGAATCCTTCGTATGTGCTGAACTATGAGCCACTTCAGCAGACACCAAACATGTCTTTCAAGGAGAGACCCACTCAGATATTGGATAGACAAGAGAGGAGGCACCGAAACAAGGTGATCcacatggtcaaagtcaagtggctgaatcattccGAGGAGGATGCTACTTGA